In Prosthecomicrobium sp. N25, one DNA window encodes the following:
- a CDS encoding ABC transporter ATP-binding protein has protein sequence MTKLAVEGVSRVFPGRRGGKPTRALEPTDLTVAANDFITVLGPSGCGKSTLLRIVAGLDRPTAGRVLLDGRPVTGPGPDRGMVFQSYTLFPWLTVAENIAFGLAEKGMPAAERREIVAAYIDKVGLRGFEHHWPKQLSGGMQQRTAIARALANDPEILLLDEPFGALDNQTRGLMQELLLGIWERERKTVLFVTHDIEEAIFLASRVVVMTARPGRIKADIPVDLPHPRDYRLKTTPDFSALKARLTEEIRAEAVLAATEH, from the coding sequence TCCCCGGCCGCCGCGGCGGCAAGCCCACGCGCGCGCTGGAGCCGACCGACCTGACGGTCGCTGCCAACGACTTCATCACCGTCCTCGGCCCCTCGGGCTGCGGCAAGTCCACGCTCCTGCGCATCGTCGCCGGCCTCGACCGGCCGACCGCCGGCCGCGTCCTCCTCGACGGGCGTCCGGTCACCGGGCCGGGCCCCGACCGGGGCATGGTGTTCCAGTCCTACACGCTCTTCCCCTGGCTGACGGTCGCCGAGAACATCGCCTTCGGGCTCGCCGAGAAGGGCATGCCGGCGGCCGAGCGTCGCGAGATCGTCGCCGCCTACATCGACAAGGTCGGCCTGCGCGGCTTCGAGCACCATTGGCCGAAGCAGCTCTCCGGCGGCATGCAGCAGCGCACCGCCATCGCCCGCGCGCTCGCCAACGATCCCGAGATCCTGCTCCTCGACGAGCCCTTCGGGGCCCTCGACAACCAGACCCGCGGCCTCATGCAGGAACTCCTGCTCGGCATCTGGGAGCGCGAGCGCAAGACCGTGCTGTTCGTCACCCACGACATCGAGGAGGCGATCTTCCTCGCCTCCCGCGTCGTCGTGATGACCGCGCGCCCCGGCCGCATCAAGGCCGACATCCCTGTCGATCTGCCCCATCCGCGCGACTATCGCCTGAAGACCACCCCCGACTTCTCCGCCCTCAAGGCCCGCCTCACCGAGGAGATCCGCGCCGAAGCCGTGCTCGCCGCCACGGAGCATTGA
- a CDS encoding M48 family metallopeptidase, producing MPMSFFARRPVLPAHVDLDLGDGRTARVAVRQEPRARRYSLRIPTAGDAPVLTLPRTGRLPEALAFLERHRGWLADRLARRPAAIAFEHGALLPLRGTPHRVFHRPDLRGTAWVETLGELPHIMVTGAREHLPRRLTDFLKREARRDIEPAVALHAGRLAVRPTAIRLKDTRSRWGSCTATGELSFSWRVILAPPFVLDYLVAHEVAHLRELNHSHRFWRAVRETCPDMDRGRVWLKRHGTLLHAYGA from the coding sequence ATGCCGATGTCCTTCTTCGCCCGCCGCCCCGTCCTGCCGGCCCATGTCGACCTGGACCTCGGGGACGGGCGCACCGCCCGTGTCGCGGTCCGGCAGGAGCCGCGCGCCCGCCGCTATTCGCTGCGCATCCCGACCGCCGGGGACGCCCCGGTCCTGACCTTGCCGCGCACCGGCCGGCTGCCCGAGGCGCTCGCCTTCCTGGAGCGCCACCGCGGCTGGCTCGCCGACCGCCTCGCCCGCCGTCCCGCCGCCATCGCGTTCGAGCACGGGGCCCTGCTGCCGCTGCGCGGGACGCCGCACCGGGTCTTCCATCGTCCGGACCTGCGCGGCACCGCTTGGGTCGAGACCCTCGGCGAACTCCCGCACATCATGGTCACCGGCGCCCGTGAGCACTTGCCCCGGCGCCTGACCGACTTCCTGAAGCGCGAGGCCCGGCGCGACATCGAGCCCGCCGTGGCGCTCCACGCCGGCCGCCTCGCCGTCCGCCCGACCGCCATCCGCCTCAAGGACACGCGGAGCCGCTGGGGCTCCTGCACGGCGACCGGGGAGCTCTCCTTCTCCTGGCGGGTGATCCTCGCCCCGCCCTTCGTGCTCGACTACCTGGTCGCCCACGAGGTCGCGCACCTGCGCGAGTTGAACCATTCCCACCGCTTCTGGCGCGCCGTCCGCGAGACATGCCCGGACATGGACCGTGGCCGGGTCTGGCTGAAGCGGCACGGCACGCTGCTCCACGCCTACGGCGCCTGA